The Paenibacillus mucilaginosus 3016 genome includes the window TCTCCGCCCGCAACCCTTATTTCGAGAAATCTAATGAGATCCTGAAGACCAGCCTGGCAGGGGCCAAGGATACGAGCTCCTACTTGGTTGTGGATCCGAAAGGGATCATTGTTTCCGCAACCACTATCGAGAATATAGGCCAGTCGCGGGCAGACCGTGAATATTTTACGGAAGCTCTCCAGGGCAAAAGCTTCGTGAGCGATGCGATCGAGTCCAAAAGCACGGGTAAAATCCTGCTTGCCTTCTCGGTGCCGATCAAAGACAGCGACGGCCGCATCCTGGGCGTGTTCGTCACCACGGTGGACAGTCAATTTTTCGTAGGCAAGCTGGGGAATGTAACGATCAACGGGGAAGGCGGCATCGAAATTCTCAGCCGCGGCGGCACCTTCTTGTACAGCTCCAAGGATCCATCCATCATCGGAACAAAGCTGCAGGCCGAGGAGTTCCTGAAGGACCGGGCTGCCGGGGAAATTAAAGTGATCAGCATGGATCTGGATAACCAATACCTGCGGATCAATAAAATACCGGGTGCCGATCTGACGATCACGGTCCTTGATACGTACGCCGACATCGAGCGGCCGATTAACGATATGTTTAAAGTGATTGCCCTCATTACTCTGGTGATCATTCTCGCTTCCATCGGCTTCGGCCTGCTGCTCTCCCGTTACATGTCCAAGCCGCTGGTCGAGATGGCCGGCCTGTTCAAGCAGCTGGCCCAAGGGGATCTCACCATCAAGGCGGAGGACAAATATGACGGCGAGTTCAAAGTGCTCGCGGACAGCTTTAACAGCATGGTGAGCCAGAACAAGGACCTCATTACCCGGATGAACCAGTCCATTGAGGTGCTGCATACAAGCACGAATGAGCTCGAGGCTTCATCAAAGCAGACGGCTTCGTCCATCAACGAAACGTCCGTGACCTCGGTGGAGATCGCCAAGGCGATGGAGTCCCAGTCGCATGATACGGAGCATATCGTTGATAAGTTCTACGGCTTCGGCGAGAAATTCGCCTCGATGAGCGCGAAGGCCCGCTCGGTAGGAGAGAGGGCGGACGAAATCATCGGCGTCTTCCATAAGAGCAGTGAAGTGGTGAATGAACTGAGCCACATCAATCAGCAGAATGAAGAGCAGGTTCAGAAGATTTCGGCCATCACGGCCAAGCTTCAGGAAAGCTCGGACCATATCAGCAGCATTACCGGGGCGATCAGCGATATCGCCAACCAGACGAACCTGCTCGCTCTGAACGCTTCCATTGAGGCGGCCAGAGCAGGGGAGCACGGCCGGGGCTTCTCGGTGGTAGCCTCGGAGATCCGCAGGCTGGCGGAGCAGAGCTCCCAGCAGTCCAATGAGATTTATGCCATCATTCAGCAGAACCTCGCCTTCGTGGCGGAGAACAATCAGAGCGTATCCGAGATCCGTACAATCGCGCTCCAACAAGACGAATTTGTGGGCCAAACGCAGCTCGCCTTCCAGGCGATCCTTGAGAAAATCACGGAGATTGCGGATCAGATCAAGGGGATGACGGAAGAGGTAGCCCGCATGGAACGGGATAAAGACGAGGTGCTCGAATCCGCGCAGAGCCTCTCGGCATCCGGAGAAGAAGTGTCCGCTTCCGTAGAGGAAGTGACGGCGACCATGGTCGAGCAGTCGGCCACGGTTCACCAGCTGGCGGACATGGTACAGACCATCGACCGCCTGACGAGAGAGCTTGCGGAAGCGGCCTCCCGGTTCAAAGTCGAATAAGGGGAATCGAATGTTTTAACGGAGAGGGGCTGCAGCTGCAGCTCCTTTTTCGTCTCGATATGCCTAAGCTTCGGCGGAGATGGAGAAAATAGGTTGCAATTCGTATTAATCTGAGTATAATACTTGGTATATAGGATGAGGCTGATTCGAAGGAGGTGCCGGGGATGTCTTTGACAGCGCGGAAGGATTGGGAGCAGGCTTGGGTGGATGACTATCTGGACCTTTTGAATATGGCAAAGAGACTTCAGGATACGCAGTGGGAACAGGAACTGCTGCAGACCCTTCAGGAATACAAACGCCATACGGCTGCGGAGATTCATTACCGGTTCACCCAGGAGCTGTGGCGGAGATTCGACGAGATCAACCGGCGCATGCTGGAGCTGTACGAGAAGCTGAAGGCGAACCGGGATCAGCAGGAGAACCGGCTGCTTCAAGAGCAGGTGTGGGATCTGAAGCTCGAGCGGATCGAAGTGATGCGCCGCATCCACTCCGGGGAGAACGGAATTCCCGCCCAATAAAAAAAGGCATGCGGTCAACCGCTCTGCCATGGGTCATGTGGTTATGAGATTCTGCTGCTGCGAGGCATACAGTGGTCTGTTCTGCCATGCTCTGCGGTTCCTTGAAGGTAGGAGTTCAAGGGACCTGAATCTGATGCGGTGGAGTGGGAAGGAATTACTTCGATACCTGCTCCATCTTGCGCATGGTTTCCATCATCGACGTCATCATTTCGTCGCACTGCTGCATCTTCATCATCATGCTGTTCATGTCCATGCAGTCGGTCATGTTCATTTCGTTCATGGTGTTCATCATGGTCTTCATACAGTTCATCTTGCCCATCATGTCTTCCATACACATCGTCATCATCATGTTCATGCACATCGATTCCATTTTTTCCACAGTAGTTCCTCCTCGGTTTTTCTTTCGTTTGTTTTGGCTTAAAGAATTAGCATACAGAGGACTGTTCTGCGTCTTTCTCTATTAAAATACTACAGGATCTTCCAAACTACAAGCTATTTTTGTGCATTTGACACCATTTATGGATTATTATTTTAATGGCGTACTACACCTATTTTTCACATCGGAATAAATAGAAGCGTACGGGGAAAGCCAGACGGCGGCTCCCTGTACGCTTCTTTTTTTGTTGGTTTGGACCGGGACAGGAGGCTGTGAGCCGTGAAGTGCTCCTGTCTTAGCTGGCCGCGCCTGTGCCCTGCACCGAGTGGAGCACCTTGTCGATGATGCCGTACTCCAGTGCGGCGGGTGCCGTCATGAAGTAGTCGCGGTCCGTATCGCGCTCGATCTTCTCGAAGGGCTGCCCCGAGCGCTCGGCGATGATCCGGTTGAGCAGCTCCCGGGTCTGGACGATCCGCTGCGCATGGATGTGAATGTCCGACGCCTGGCCTTGGGAGCCGCCGTGCGGCTGATGGATCATCACCTCCGCATGGGGCAGGGCGAAGCGTTTGCCGGGGGCTCCGGAAACGAGCAGCACCGCCGCCATCGAAGCGGCCATGCCGACGCAGATCGTGGACACGTCCGGCTTGATGTACTGCATCGTGTCGAGGATCCCGAGGCCCGCCGTGGTCGAGCCGCCCGGCGAATTGATATACAGGTGGATGTCCTTATCCGGGTCTTCGGCGGAGAGGAGCAGGAGCTGGGCGATGATGGAATTCGCGACCGTATCGTCAATGGCGCTGCCCAGGAAGATGATCCGGTCCTTCAGCAGGCGGGAGTAAATATCGTACGAACGCTCTCCGCGTCCGGTCTGCTCGACAACCATCGGAATATAGTTCATCGTAAGCCCTCCTTTAATATGGACAAACTGTACAGCCAAATTCACTTCGGGGTCAGGCAGCCAGGCATGCCTTCACATCGCCGGCGCCGCCCCGGCCGGAATGGATCACGGCCGGAGCCGCGCCGAAGCCGGAGGAGACCATGATCAGCCACTGCGCGGGGTCCCCCTTCTGGCGGCCCGGGAGGGCCCACCGCGTGACGGTGGCTTCCCGGTCGGGGGCGGCGGCTTCCTTGCGTTCGCGGTAAGCACTCAGATCGCTGACCTGTCCCCGGTCCGGCGGAGCGGTCTCCGCAGTGCTCTTCGACTCCCAGACCACCGCAGGCTGCGGAGCATTCCCGGGGCGCTGCTCTTCGGTTCCGGCAGCGAATTCCTTCTTAGGCTTGTGTTCCATCGATACGCTTCCTCCTTTTCTTGGGGGCGGGCTTCTCCTGCGCTCCTTCAGGGGCCGCTGCGCGGCCGGACGCCTCCGGATAGACGGCGACGACCACCTGGTAGGCGCCTTCTGCGGCATCCCCGCCGTACTTCGCGGTCAGCTCCTGGACGAGCCGGGCATACTCTTCCACGAAGGCCTGCCGCCGCTCCGGTGTCGCCAGTTCCACCTGGAACTGCAGCGTGGCGCTCGGGACTTCTTCTCCTTCGTCGGAGTGCTCCATGAGAAGAAGGGCATCCTGCTTGATCCGGTCGGCGGTCCCGATCAGGTGGGCGAGAGAGCCCTGATCCTTCAGTTTACGCACCGTCTCGGGCTTCATGCCCAGACGCTCCGACAGGACGAAGGTCCGGGCAATGCTCTGGTACAGGACCTCCACCAGGTTGCGCACCTGCCGGGAGCCGACGCGGCGCACCAGACCGGCCTTCTCAAGCGCCTTCAGGTGATAATTGATCCGCTGGGGCGCTTCCCCGATAGCCCGCGCCACCTCGGCCGCGGAGCCCGGCTCCGACAGCCGCGCCGCAATCTCGGCGCGAAGCGGATTGAGCAGCACCATCGCCTGCTCCGGTGAGTCGATCAGGACACTTTCCAGGATCGGTTCATGAGGGGTCATACAGCATCATCTCCACAATAGTTACGGTTTACGTAAAACAATATTATTACGTCAGGGAAGTATTGTCAAGGGCGGATGCCGCTGTTGTTGTTGAGCTTTATTTTGTCATTCTTCAGAGCCTTCGACCTTCAGAATTTCTTTAGAACTATCCCGATAAGCCCCTAAGATTTTTATTTTATGATACTCTCATCGACATCAACGAGGAGAGCGCATTGGTTTGGACTGAAGTGTTCTTTGCTTTTGGTAAGTTCTTTGGGAATCATCTAATGAATTTGCTGGCTCTAATCGATTTCCAATGGGCTGTGATCCATCTGATGATGGCCGTGGTAGCTTTTATCACGATCAAGTGGTCGGTTATGTTCTTGAAAATTAGGAGGGGATGTAGGGGACAGCGGTAAATTCGCCAGAGCGATCGATAATCTGCTGATGAACGCCCTCAAGTGCAGCGTTAAGCCGGGGACGATTCAGATCTTATTAAGCATTCAGAACGGAACCGGATTGGGGCTTTCCATCGCCCGAAATATCATCGAACTGCATGGGGGAACGTTGACACTGACCCACCGGAATGGCATTTTTGTTTTAACCATAGGTGCGGATCTGAACGGAACTTGATAATTGTTAAGGAAACAGAAGCGATGTCAGGCAGATCGTGTAGGAGGCTAAAATGAAAATGAAAATTGCTGCGGTTGCATTCATCATTGTAAGCTTATTAATGGGCTATGAATTCGCGAACAAACAGAAGGAAGATCAGCCGAAAGCCGTTCACTCGAACACGAATGAACCAAGAAAGAAATCGGGGAATAGCGCTAATGGGGGAGGCGTTTACGGTACTCCATCCGCAAAGCTTGGCACGGAACCGAACTCCGTGCTCGATTTGCGGATGGCCGTAAACGCCTTTTCGTGCTATGGATTACGAGGCCGGGCCGCCGCGAAGGATTTTGATTATCGCGGAAACTTCTTCATCCCCGTATCCTGCTGCGGCAGCTTTCGCAAAGAGCGGCAAAGCGAATCTGGGAAAATCGGAATTGATCCCCGCTTCGGTCGCTTGTTGAAGCAGCCGCTCCACGCTATCGGCCGAGGTTTGGAGGGAGCTTTCGGGGTTTCCGAATTTCCCCGTCTGGATGACCTTCCCCTGATGCTTTGCTTCCTCCCCAAGTAAAGGTGCGATGGCGGCGATCATGGAGCCGAAGGAGTCGACGGGCAGGTGTTCGGATTCGAGGATGTGAGCGCCGTGAGCAAAACCCAGCCATGTACCCAGAAGGTAGGAGATCACAGCTAAAGCCTGGGCAGACGCCGAGCCGACGGGTTCACCCAAATAAATCGAGTTCCCGGCAAGGATCCGGAGAAGCGGCTCACTTGTCTGGAATGCAGTGCTTGAACCGGAGAAGAGGATGACGGTCTCCGGTGCTCCAATATGACTGGGCCACGCCTGGATCGCGCCATCCAGATAGTAGGCGCCCCGCTCCCGGGCCCAGAACTCACTGTTTCGCGCTTCCTGAGGGGTGCCTGTGCTTAGCTGTATAAGCGTACGTCCGGCAAGTGCGGAAGCCGCTTCTTGGGTATCAAGGAGACTGGCTGAACTCCCATAGTTGGCAACGCAGATGATAGTGATGGGACTCGCGTTAATGGCTGAAGCCGCAGAGGAGGCGAGCACTGCACCTTGCCGTACTAGCGATTCCGCCTTCGAAGCCGTCCGGTTCCAGATCGTAATGCGTTTGTCGTTGTTGAGGAATGTCTGCGCGAGCGCTGTTCCCATGGGGCCCAAACCAATAATGGATACTTCACTCATAGTAATTACCTCCCGGATAGGTTGATCAGTATACAACATGACCTAGATGATACTAAACGGTTTCGTATTACAAGTCGAATGATACTATACCGTTTAGTTTCGTGTCAATCCATATATTTCTTGCCGGCCACCATGCTCAAAAATAAAAAACCTTTGGAGTTCAAGAAATAACCGCGGTTATCTCCCGGACTCCAAAGGAATCAATGTACATACTGATGTATCATCTGGGCAGTCAATTTTTTTAGTTGAGCAGCGGACCCGGTTAAACCGAGCACAGGAACGGATGAATAGGCTCCATTGATGACCAAAAGCAGCTGATCCGGCCAGCTCTCGTCGGTGACGCCTGCCTTCCGGCTGAGGTCAGACAACCGTGAGCGTAAGGCGTGATTATATTCCATCGCCAGCCGGTGTGCTGGATGATGTGGATCCGAAAATTCGGCAAATGCGTTGAGAAAAGGACATCCCCGGTAATATTCGGGTTGGAACAGCTCTGCAATGGCATCGATCAGCGCCAACAGCTGATCTTTGGGGGAACCTTCATGTTTAGCGACAGCTTCGTCAAAATGTTCCCAAATGTGATGATCGTGTGCCTTAAGATAGGCGGAGATTAATTCATCTTTGGTAGGAAAGTGCCGATAGAGGGTTGCTTTGCTTACCCCGGACCGCTCAACGATCGTATCCATGCTGATGGCCCGAATCCCTTCACGATAAAACAAATCGGAAGCTACATCCAATAGGCGCTGGCGGGAGGAAGTGGGTGCTGTGGACATACGTTCACCTGACCAATCATTCATATTCGTGTTCGCAGGAACTGCATCTTCGTGAAACGAAACGGTTTAGTCTTAAAATTTTATCATTCGGATCTCCCCTTTGCAAGGTAGCGTCAGCACATAACCCTTAGGCCCTGCCAGTTACAGGGAATCGGTAGAGACTTGCTCCTGGTGTATTGTAATTCTTCTTTTCTTATAGGAAAATACAGAGGGGAGGGCGACTTATGCCAAGAGGAAAGAAGACACAAGATGCAGGCAAGGCAGGGACACAGCAAAAGTCTCTCGCGGGTAAACTCATACGGGAATTGGAAATGAAGGGCGAAGAAACGGAAGCCGCTTCTTCCATAGATGAGCAGGATACGAAACCCCGTTCAAATACAAAGCCAAAAGTAAAATCCAGCATTATCCGACTGGCGGACAAAGCGGAAGCCATGGCCGAGAAACTCATCCGCCAGATCGAGCAGAGCACCAACCCCGATGATGTGACATCCGTTGAAGATCTGCTGAAGGAATCGGCATCCAAGCTCGATTCAACCAAATCCTATCTTACGAAAGATATCACGGAGGCCAGCGTCTATCTGCTCCAGAAGCTGTCTCAGATCGTCAGTGAAACCTCAAGCGTCGTCGATAATTTGAGTCTGACCAAGAACCAATACGCACGGCAGATCATCAAACTGGCTAAGGAAATGCGTGAGCGAAAGAAGACGCAGCCGATGGAGCTGAATCTAATGGCAAGCAACCCTTTCTTCACTGGGATTCCCAACAGCTACAAAGAGAAGGTAAAGGAAACCGGATTGGCTGAGGTAGTCAAAAACGGCACCAAGACCCTGGAATATCAAAACAGCGAGGGCTTGTATTTGTCCGAGTTTGACAAGCGCGTCTTCACGGCCCTTACTTCCATCTGGGTAGATCAGAACTGCAAACAGATTTTCAAATTTACGGAGTTTGAACTCCTGCGGCGGCTGGAGATGAACCCCAAGGGTGGAATGCAGCATAAGCGCGTTCGGGATTCCCTAAGGGCGCTGACCACAACCCAAATCGTCATCAAGGAGTTCTATGAAAAGAAAAATGCCAATCGCATCGTAACCAGTAAGTTTCACTTGGTCGCGTCCGAAACAACGATCGAGGAGTACAGCAAGGATGATGGGAAGCTGCAGTCCCGGGAGTACCAGTTCCAGTTCGCGGATCAGATCCGGCAGTCGTTCCAGGACGGGTACACGACGCTCATCTCCCTGGGGATTCTCGATACCTTGAATACGAAGACATCCAGAGAGCTGTACCAGCTTCTATGTACGATCCGCGATATGGCCCCGCAGGAGCAGTTCAAATATACGGTAGAGGCCGGCGCGTTTGACGTCTCGCTTACGGAAATCAGCGAGTATATGCATTTAGCCAATAATGAATACGACAATCGCCGGAATATCCTCAAGGCCTGCGAGGAATTGAAGGAAGTCTATGTACTGCAGGACTATGTCAAACTGGGCACCGGCCGTTCCTGCAGTGCCATCCGGTTCTACCCGGGCACCCTGTTGAAAAAAGAGGAAGTAAAGGTACTAACACAGGGATAAGTCAATGAATTTCGAGACCTTAGGGGTCTCTTTTTTTGTGGATAAATTCATTTTCTGACTTCGCCCGTTTAGTAAAAAAAATTTTATGAGTCGAATTTTCACCTTTTTTGGCGGATTAGGGAGCGTCGGGGACGCTTCTTATCTGTTCGTTAGTACAACCGGGGAGTATCCGGCCATGTGCAGCCAATCCGTTCGCTAGTACAACCCTTTCTGTCCTCATCGTTCGATCCCAATCTGTTCGCCGGTACAACCTATTCTGAAAGTGCAATGAATGTGAATCTGTTCGCCAGTACAACCTGTTCATCGAGCGCCTGCAGCTCATTCCTCGCCAACCCTCTACTACACAGGAATGACAATCTGTTCGCTAGTACAACCGTTTTTCTAAAAGCAGCGGCACGGAATCCGTTGGCTGCTGTGATTCCCGCTGTGGATATCCGATCGGGCCAAAAGCTGCTAAGAAAAGGAGGCACCTCAACCTTCGCGGAATCCGCCGTATCCGCAATCTGTTCGTTAGTACAACCGGTAGTTTATGAAAAACCCAAAATGTAAGCTTGCTGCTGCTAGAAAGTGAACGGTTATCTGTTCGCCAGTACAACCTGTTCCTATCTGCAGCCTCCTGCGAATCTGTTCGTTAGTACAACCTATAATGATGAAGGGGGGGGGATCGAGTCTAATCCGCGTCCTGTTCGCCAAATGAGCAGCTCCTTCCGCAGGTTCACTCCAATATCCCTTGGTCGAATACTTAACCACGGACACTCTCCGTTCGGCAGGCCCGGCTTTATCATCTGTTGGCTAGTACAACCTGTCCCGTTTCAATCCTTCCCTTTAATCTGTTGGCTAGTACAACCGCTTTCGGGGAGGACGCTCGCTGCGAATCTGTTGGCTAGTACAACCTTTATTGGATGTATTCGCTCCGTGCGAATCTGTCCGCCAGTACAACCTGGTTGTACCTGGATGCCGCTGGAAAAAAGCCTGAATCTGTTGGCTAGTACAACCTTTTTTGGCTATTTGGGAGGGTGGTTCGGGGGATTGGCAAATGGGATAAACATGTGTAATATCGTATAAGGTTAAGATTCAAACCAAGCATACATAGCGATGGAAGAAAGAAATAGAGAAGCCCGCAAATAAAAAAAGACCCTATCAGAGGGTCGGGCCAGATCGCAGAGGTGTTGGAAGCACCCGTGATCTGCTTGGAAGAAAATAACAACGAATCCACTCGCAGCGTGTTGGAAGCACGGCTGCCGGGAAGCTCAATGCCGCAAGACTTGGAAGGTCTTCGCATTGGTAGTAACGTTCGATTGAAGGAAGGACCAGATACACAGCTGTAAGATAAACGCCTGTGACGTCCAATTCAGGACGAAGAGCGTCTATTAAAAATATCAAAAAACAGAAACAAGCTTAAGCGAGCTATGCTTTCTGACATTTCAGGAACAGACAGTGACCGGTTTGTAGTAAAACCAAGGTCTTCTTCAAGCACGTCTAATTTCATTATAGCAATGATACACGCAGGGTTCAATCACTATATACATTATTAGCCAATGAAATTACTTCTAATTTCGGGAAAGGAGAGACGAACATGATCTATAAAGATACGTATCACCTCATGATGAACAGTCTCTCCTCGACCGAGATCGATGCCTGCCTTGCCATGCTGCTCCATCTGGACTGGGAGAACCGCCTTCGGACCGAACCGGAACACCTGGCCAGGCAGATCGGCACGACCTCCAAGTACATGGGGGATATTCTGCGTAAGTTTCTTCGTGACAAGAAGGTCCTGAGCAAGGATCGCAAGGATGACACGTATGCTTTCCGCTACGGGCAAAGCTCCCTTCAATATGATGAGAGAACCACGAAATACGGGAAGAAGTTCAGTCTGTACTACACGCCTCAGTTCCGCTCGCTCTCCTTGAACGCGAAGCGGCTGCTCATCATGGCGTTATTCAGGATCAGCGAAACGCGGGATACCGAGTTTCATATCCCCCGGCTTCGTCTTATCCGCAGATCCGGACAAGAAGGACGTCTGCCGTTGACCGGTACCCAGCTGCTTGACGTGCTGCAGGAGCTTCGCGACGCGCAGATCCCGGGGCTCTCATCCGCAGAGATCGTACAGTTTCA containing:
- a CDS encoding ArsR/SmtB family transcription factor, which encodes MTPHEPILESVLIDSPEQAMVLLNPLRAEIAARLSEPGSAAEVARAIGEAPQRINYHLKALEKAGLVRRVGSRQVRNLVEVLYQSIARTFVLSERLGMKPETVRKLKDQGSLAHLIGTADRIKQDALLLMEHSDEGEEVPSATLQFQVELATPERRQAFVEEYARLVQELTAKYGGDAAEGAYQVVVAVYPEASGRAAAPEGAQEKPAPKKRRKRIDGTQA
- a CDS encoding TetR/AcrR family transcriptional regulator, which encodes MSTAPTSSRQRLLDVASDLFYREGIRAISMDTIVERSGVSKATLYRHFPTKDELISAYLKAHDHHIWEHFDEAVAKHEGSPKDQLLALIDAIAELFQPEYYRGCPFLNAFAEFSDPHHPAHRLAMEYNHALRSRLSDLSRKAGVTDESWPDQLLLVINGAYSSVPVLGLTGSAAQLKKLTAQMIHQYVH
- a CDS encoding replication initiation protein, whose translation is MAEKLIRQIEQSTNPDDVTSVEDLLKESASKLDSTKSYLTKDITEASVYLLQKLSQIVSETSSVVDNLSLTKNQYARQIIKLAKEMRERKKTQPMELNLMASNPFFTGIPNSYKEKVKETGLAEVVKNGTKTLEYQNSEGLYLSEFDKRVFTALTSIWVDQNCKQIFKFTEFELLRRLEMNPKGGMQHKRVRDSLRALTTTQIVIKEFYEKKNANRIVTSKFHLVASETTIEEYSKDDGKLQSREYQFQFADQIRQSFQDGYTTLISLGILDTLNTKTSRELYQLLCTIRDMAPQEQFKYTVEAGAFDVSLTEISEYMHLANNEYDNRRNILKACEELKEVYVLQDYVKLGTGRSCSAIRFYPGTLLKKEEVKVLTQG
- a CDS encoding methyl-accepting chemotaxis protein, with the translated sequence MKHTAKGIISRVRNASLRVKLPILISLLVIAALLATSITTYIYSSNLVLRKSKDEINAMADRLGEGLWTSLQLQEQSTFLVSNHGTYRDLLKLREAGTLADADFFSARNPYFEKSNEILKTSLAGAKDTSSYLVVDPKGIIVSATTIENIGQSRADREYFTEALQGKSFVSDAIESKSTGKILLAFSVPIKDSDGRILGVFVTTVDSQFFVGKLGNVTINGEGGIEILSRGGTFLYSSKDPSIIGTKLQAEEFLKDRAAGEIKVISMDLDNQYLRINKIPGADLTITVLDTYADIERPINDMFKVIALITLVIILASIGFGLLLSRYMSKPLVEMAGLFKQLAQGDLTIKAEDKYDGEFKVLADSFNSMVSQNKDLITRMNQSIEVLHTSTNELEASSKQTASSINETSVTSVEIAKAMESQSHDTEHIVDKFYGFGEKFASMSAKARSVGERADEIIGVFHKSSEVVNELSHINQQNEEQVQKISAITAKLQESSDHISSITGAISDIANQTNLLALNASIEAARAGEHGRGFSVVASEIRRLAEQSSQQSNEIYAIIQQNLAFVAENNQSVSEIRTIALQQDEFVGQTQLAFQAILEKITEIADQIKGMTEEVARMERDKDEVLESAQSLSASGEEVSASVEEVTATMVEQSATVHQLADMVQTIDRLTRELAEAASRFKVE
- the clpP gene encoding ATP-dependent Clp endopeptidase proteolytic subunit ClpP — protein: MNYIPMVVEQTGRGERSYDIYSRLLKDRIIFLGSAIDDTVANSIIAQLLLLSAEDPDKDIHLYINSPGGSTTAGLGILDTMQYIKPDVSTICVGMAASMAAVLLVSGAPGKRFALPHAEVMIHQPHGGSQGQASDIHIHAQRIVQTRELLNRIIAERSGQPFEKIERDTDRDYFMTAPAALEYGIIDKVLHSVQGTGAAS
- a CDS encoding NAD(P)-dependent oxidoreductase → MSEVSIIGLGPMGTALAQTFLNNDKRITIWNRTASKAESLVRQGAVLASSAASAINASPITIICVANYGSSASLLDTQEAASALAGRTLIQLSTGTPQEARNSEFWARERGAYYLDGAIQAWPSHIGAPETVILFSGSSTAFQTSEPLLRILAGNSIYLGEPVGSASAQALAVISYLLGTWLGFAHGAHILESEHLPVDSFGSMIAAIAPLLGEEAKHQGKVIQTGKFGNPESSLQTSADSVERLLQQATEAGINSDFPRFALPLFAKAAAAGYGDEEVSAIIKILRGGPAS